ACACGTACCGTCGCGATCCCGGCTGGAAGCACCGAGATCTACGCCGTGGCGGTGCTCGCGCCCGGAACGCAGCCGGCGATCGAGGAGATCCGCAGCTTCGTCGAGGAGGTGAGGACGAACGCGACGTTCATCGACCTCGTCAACCGCGACAACCACGGGCTCCTGCGGCTCGACGTGGAAGCGCAGATGAAGGACGTGCCCGGCGGCGCGAGGCCGGTCGCGATGGCCGGCGAACCCTCTGCTGGGTCGCTGGACTTCCTGCTGCCGATCACGACTTACCTTGCGAAGCACGTCCTGCAGTTTCGCGTGGCCAAGACGTTCCGCCCGAAGCCGGGCGAAGCGGCAACGGCTCCCCGTTTTACGCGATGGATCGACTGGGATCTCGAAACGGCGGGCGCGGTCGTGAGCCTGACCTGGGATCTCTTGGGCGAAGGCGATTAGCCAAAAGGAGACGACATCATGCCAAGAGGGCTTTCCATACACATCGGACTGAATTCCGTGGATCCCGCCAAGTACGGCGGCTGGGACGGCCAATTGAGCGGGTGCATCAACGATGCGCGCGACATGAAGGCCATCGCCGACCAGCTCGGCTACACGTCGTCGCTCATGACCGATTCGCAGGCCACTGGGGCGGCCGTCGTCCAGGCGATCGGCCAGGCCGCGCAGCAGCTTTCCGGCGGCGACACGCTGCTGCTCACGTATTCGGGCCACGGCGGGCAGGTTCCGGACGCCAATGGCGACGAAGCGGACGGGCAGGACGAAACGTGGGTGCTGTGGGACCGGATGCTGATCGACGACGAGCTCTTCGCCTTGTGGTCGCGGTTCGCCGCGGGGGTTCGCATCTTCTTGCTGTCCGACAGCTGCCACAGCGGCACCGTCGCGAAGATGATGCAATACAGCGAGATGACCCAGAGCCCGGTGATGCAGAAGGCCTATCGGCGAACGGCGCGAAGCCTGCCTCCGAAGTTCCGCCTCGCGCCCTGGGAGACGACGCACGAGATCTACCAGCGCGATGCCGACATGTACAAGTCGCTGCAATGGGTTGCCGGCGGCGACCGCGCGGCCGTCGTGGCCTCCGTGATCCTCATCTCGGGATGCCAGGACAACCAGCTCTCGTCGGACGGCGCCCGCAACGGCCTCTTCACCGAGACGCTGCTGAGCGTGTGGGACGGCGGCTCGTTCAGCGGCACGTACTCGACGTTCCACGGGGCCATCATGGCGCAGATGCCTGCGTCGCAGACGCCCAACCTGTTCAAGGTGGGCACGGCCAATTCCGCGTTCGAGTCGGAGAAGCCATTCACCATCGGCGGCACGGCGGCCCAGCCGGCCGGGCGGCCGAGCATCACCGCGCCGGCGCAATTCACCAACGCGTCGACGCCGCCCACGTTCACCGTGAACCCGGGCGCGAACCGGTACTACGCGGTGGAGGTCACGACCAATCCCTACTTCTTCAACAACGCGCAGTACGGCTCGCAGCGCACCGACGACAGTTTCTTCGCGACCTGGAAGACGCCGCCGTTCCTCGGTGGCCCCTATCCCGCTTCCTACACGATGCCGCAGGCCCCGTGGGATCGGTTGCGCGCGGGCGGCGGCGCGCTCTACTACCGCGTGTGGGCGAGCGACGCGGCGACGAGCTGGACGAACGCCGCGAGCAGCACCGCGGATGCGCAGGCGGCAAGTGCGCCATCGATCCAGCTGACGGCCGCCGGCGCCAGCACCGCGGTTCCCGCCGGCGACCAGGCACCTACCATCCAGGCGCCGGACAGCATGCCTTACGGGACAACGCCGAGCTTCACGGTGAATCCGGGCGCGGGCCGCTTCTACGCCGTCGAGGTCACCATCAATCCGTACTACTTCATGACGACCGAGTACGGCGCGCAGCGCAGCGATGACAATTTCTTCGCGTCGTGGAAGGCGAGGCCGTACCTGAGCGCGCCGGGCTATCCGGCGACGTACACGGTG
This Betaproteobacteria bacterium DNA region includes the following protein-coding sequences:
- a CDS encoding caspase family protein, whose translation is MPRGLSIHIGLNSVDPAKYGGWDGQLSGCINDARDMKAIADQLGYTSSLMTDSQATGAAVVQAIGQAAQQLSGGDTLLLTYSGHGGQVPDANGDEADGQDETWVLWDRMLIDDELFALWSRFAAGVRIFLLSDSCHSGTVAKMMQYSEMTQSPVMQKAYRRTARSLPPKFRLAPWETTHEIYQRDADMYKSLQWVAGGDRAAVVASVILISGCQDNQLSSDGARNGLFTETLLSVWDGGSFSGTYSTFHGAIMAQMPASQTPNLFKVGTANSAFESEKPFTIGGTAAQPAGRPSITAPAQFTNASTPPTFTVNPGANRYYAVEVTTNPYFFNNAQYGSQRTDDSFFATWKTPPFLGGPYPASYTMPQAPWDRLRAGGGALYYRVWASDAATSWTNAASSTADAQAASAPSIQLTAAGASTAVPAGDQAPTIQAPDSMPYGTTPSFTVNPGAGRFYAVEVTINPYYFMTTEYGAQRSDDNFFASWKARPYLSAPGYPATYTVPQSAWERLRSTGQRLYYRMWATDDANAWRNASCTTPDAQALQARSFAIAREAAPEGRGTPDIATPLYNACLHAMAIQDNMGASESFTAFLAVAAPDDSRRAYIQRKMKELTAAAPR